From a region of the Aeoliella mucimassa genome:
- the pilO gene encoding type 4a pilus biogenesis protein PilO, which translates to MNLPDDRRMLRLLTTSIGAAVWGVLVLGYYGLYHVPLHNRESEHRERIANLSVLLNDNTNVHAMHRQLRETKTHLEDQIAGIRRRIPISPLEAQFLSETTKLASQHRVIIDNFRRQEIASFKDYSEVDVVISGRGSYSSVCQFLHGVNQLERLSTVRSMSLKRSDVEGVYPFEVVYSLQFGIQTDLEPPAEEQPL; encoded by the coding sequence ATGAACTTACCCGACGACCGCCGCATGCTTCGCCTGCTCACCACTTCGATTGGTGCTGCAGTGTGGGGAGTGTTGGTACTTGGGTACTATGGCCTGTATCACGTTCCGTTGCACAATCGCGAGTCGGAACACCGCGAGCGAATCGCGAATTTGAGTGTATTGCTGAATGATAATACGAACGTGCATGCGATGCACCGTCAGTTGCGGGAAACCAAAACACACTTGGAAGATCAGATTGCTGGCATCCGCCGTCGCATTCCAATCAGTCCGCTGGAAGCACAGTTTCTCTCCGAAACCACCAAACTAGCCTCCCAGCATCGGGTGATCATCGACAACTTCCGCCGGCAAGAAATCGCTTCGTTCAAGGACTATTCGGAAGTCGACGTAGTGATCAGCGGTCGCGGCAGTTACAGTAGCGTTTGCCAGTTCCTTCATGGCGTGAACCAGCTCGAGCGTTTGTCGACGGTTCGCAGCATGTCGCTCAAGCGTTCGGATGTCGAAGGGGTCTATCCGTTCGAAGTGGTCTATTCTCTGCAGTTTGGCATCCAAACCGACTTGGAGCCACCAGCCGAGGAGCAGCCACTATGA
- a CDS encoding PilN domain-containing protein, giving the protein MRTSINLMTDEDKRRQLLHDVQTFWVKVLLTTMMVILGVGTYHWWQNRVVLAELSELEEQYAPMQMLKDECIDMRTSINNMREAQQLMLRLVDTRPVVTLLGAVSHAAAETSGGVYIQSIELEPTERSGDARRAVMHGMGYGNSAIAQFTSALRSSNLFADVTLSSSASSTNDDDAATAFRIECQL; this is encoded by the coding sequence GTGAGAACTTCCATCAACCTGATGACCGACGAGGACAAGCGCAGGCAACTGTTGCACGACGTGCAAACGTTCTGGGTCAAGGTATTACTAACTACCATGATGGTGATTCTCGGTGTTGGTACTTACCACTGGTGGCAAAACCGCGTGGTGCTCGCCGAACTCAGCGAGCTTGAAGAACAGTACGCTCCGATGCAAATGCTAAAAGACGAATGCATCGACATGCGAACCAGCATCAACAACATGCGTGAAGCGCAGCAACTGATGCTCCGCCTGGTCGATACCCGCCCCGTGGTCACGCTGCTCGGTGCGGTGTCGCATGCGGCCGCTGAGACCTCAGGCGGTGTTTACATTCAGTCGATCGAACTGGAACCAACCGAACGCTCGGGCGACGCGAGACGCGCGGTGATGCATGGTATGGGGTATGGCAATTCGGCCATCGCTCAATTCACTTCGGCACTGCGTTCGAGCAACCTGTTTGCCGACGTAACCTTGAGCTCGAGTGCCAGCAGCACCAACGACGACGACGCAGCGACCGCCTTTCGCATCGAGTGCCAACTTTAA
- a CDS encoding type IV pilus biogenesis protein PilM, translating to MFGRSNHGWIGLDLGANSIKLAQVVRQGDRLRLTEAAIVPRSAPWREHEPITASNSSAANEIGTALVMSSKFRGRQTAAVLPTMACQFNTAPSTNDDSPAQLRAIVDELSPLGIDLSDRVFDYWPSLPNKSGHPTVNVLSTGRGWSELTAGDIRTVGLSCEAIDGLPHTLARSVAMVESITNDTIAAIDWSYTGATFVLLHRLQPVYIRQLKNTSLADAFTQIAEQLDLDEGEVVELLQSVSLGGQMATDVDEVVAELLEPTIASMVDELKRTLSHLENFGRKTTGSQSSTAPKRYYLFGGGATLRGIDKVLQRRAGGEFRVWKLDAENEAFAESKGTPLCLLASAMALSALCWEDLS from the coding sequence ATGTTTGGGCGTTCGAATCACGGATGGATCGGGCTCGACCTCGGTGCCAACAGCATCAAGCTGGCACAGGTGGTACGACAAGGAGATCGTCTGCGCCTGACCGAAGCGGCCATCGTCCCCCGCTCGGCTCCCTGGCGCGAGCACGAACCGATCACTGCTTCGAACTCTTCGGCCGCGAACGAAATCGGCACCGCGCTGGTGATGTCGTCGAAGTTCCGAGGCCGCCAAACCGCCGCGGTGCTGCCGACCATGGCTTGCCAGTTTAACACCGCTCCCAGCACCAACGACGACAGCCCCGCCCAACTGCGGGCGATTGTCGACGAGCTATCGCCGCTTGGCATCGATCTGTCTGATCGGGTGTTCGACTATTGGCCGAGCTTGCCGAACAAGTCGGGACACCCGACCGTGAATGTACTCTCGACCGGCCGGGGCTGGTCGGAACTCACTGCGGGCGACATTCGCACGGTCGGTTTAAGCTGCGAAGCGATTGATGGCCTGCCGCACACGCTGGCGCGGTCGGTCGCCATGGTCGAAAGCATCACCAACGACACGATCGCCGCCATCGACTGGAGCTACACGGGGGCCACCTTTGTGCTGCTCCACCGCCTACAACCGGTATATATTCGGCAGCTCAAGAACACTTCGCTGGCCGATGCATTCACCCAAATTGCCGAGCAACTCGACCTCGACGAAGGGGAAGTCGTCGAACTGCTGCAATCCGTTTCGCTCGGTGGGCAAATGGCAACCGATGTCGACGAAGTAGTGGCCGAGTTACTCGAGCCTACCATCGCTTCGATGGTCGACGAACTGAAGCGAACGCTAAGCCATCTCGAGAATTTTGGCCGCAAAACTACTGGCAGTCAGAGTAGCACCGCTCCCAAGCGATACTACCTGTTCGGCGGCGGCGCGACCCTGCGAGGCATCGACAAGGTGCTGCAACGCCGTGCTGGGGGCGAATTCCGGGTGTGGAAGCTCGACGCCGAGAACGAAGCGTTTGCCGAGTCGAAGGGAACACCGCTCTGCCTGCTGGCATCGGCCATGGCCTTGTCGGCTCTCTGCTGGGAGGACCTGTCGTGA
- a CDS encoding type II secretion system F family protein, with translation MQINAAKSFAEVAPSGRMSAPAPVKKVRGRTSALDVVNLTSQMAIMLRSGVDIASALDSVATHCKRPQLRVILEEIHDAVMGGRSFSEALRKYPKVFTPAYVATIAAGEASGHMADVLDQLAELERSRLRLVRSIRGMLVYPVLLGLVSLGVITLLLIFVLPRFSKLFDDYDMSLPWLTQALIAISDELRGHWWLWCPVIGLAILGLISVPTTTTGRRLWDRFLLSTPMLNEVTRSILVGRSCRLMAMLMESGVPLLDSVQLARQSSRNTLYQELFTRVEDAVVNGRSFASELIGSFIVPDSAAEMLSTAEQSGKLTEVTRLVGMYFEEEGENRARQAVTSLEPMITVVMGLIVAIVVLAVMLPVFDLSTFAGKS, from the coding sequence ATGCAAATCAATGCCGCCAAGTCGTTTGCCGAAGTTGCGCCTTCCGGTCGCATGTCGGCTCCTGCGCCGGTGAAAAAGGTGCGGGGACGCACTTCGGCGCTCGACGTGGTGAACCTGACTTCGCAGATGGCGATCATGCTTCGCTCGGGTGTCGACATTGCCTCGGCCCTCGATTCGGTGGCAACGCACTGCAAACGTCCCCAGTTGCGGGTCATCCTGGAAGAGATTCACGACGCGGTGATGGGAGGGCGTTCGTTCTCCGAAGCCCTTCGTAAGTACCCCAAGGTGTTCACGCCGGCCTACGTGGCGACGATCGCCGCCGGCGAGGCCTCGGGTCACATGGCCGACGTGCTCGATCAACTGGCCGAACTCGAACGCAGTCGCTTGCGACTAGTGCGGTCGATTCGCGGCATGCTGGTCTATCCTGTCCTGCTCGGGCTGGTGTCGCTCGGGGTGATTACCCTGCTGTTGATCTTTGTGCTACCACGGTTTTCGAAGTTGTTCGACGACTACGACATGTCGCTACCCTGGCTCACCCAGGCATTAATCGCGATTTCGGACGAACTCCGCGGGCACTGGTGGCTGTGGTGTCCCGTCATTGGGCTGGCGATCTTGGGTCTGATTTCGGTACCGACCACCACTACCGGACGTCGCTTGTGGGATCGCTTCCTGCTGTCGACGCCGATGCTCAACGAAGTCACCCGTTCGATTCTCGTAGGCCGTAGTTGCCGGTTAATGGCGATGCTCATGGAGAGCGGCGTTCCGCTGCTCGATAGCGTTCAGCTTGCACGTCAAAGCAGTCGCAACACGCTCTACCAGGAACTGTTTACCCGCGTGGAAGACGCGGTCGTCAACGGGCGGAGCTTCGCCAGCGAGTTGATTGGTAGCTTCATCGTTCCCGACTCGGCCGCCGAGATGTTATCGACCGCCGAGCAATCGGGCAAACTCACGGAAGTGACTCGCTTGGTTGGCATGTACTTTGAAGAAGAAGGCGAAAACCGCGCTCGCCAAGCGGTAACCTCCCTTGAGCCAATGATCACCGTGGTCATGGGATTGATTGTCGCAATCGTAGTATTGGCCGTGATGTTGCCGGTGTTCGACCTCTCGACCTTTGCAGGCAAAAGCTAG
- a CDS encoding GspE/PulE family protein, which produces MSTAYPREAAPSSISELTAPMDGEATPEAIAHSNVRRPLGQQLIGANLLKPEELEKALAEQANSQLPLGETLLEMGAVSEEQLLPYIEAQLRVPAARLREGLLDPEAVRLIPRELAERLLALALFRVRDTLVVAMHDPFDLDQIDIIEHVTDLRVKPVFAFQASIQRMLKRGYEDDFAVDAVTADMDSDAVELQTDITSVDIASVQDLVEGSPVINLVNYLILQSIRKTASDIHIEPGRSFGVVRFRIDGQLVEMLRPRRDIYPAIVSRVKVMAKLDIAEQRMPQDGRCQVVVDGKEVDLRISTLPTVLGEKVVMRVLDKGRLTFNLDKLGMPTDMLPTLKSLLNRPYGLFLVTGPTGSGKTTTLYSALELIKSVHRNIVTIEDPVEYQMEMINQVQVDSARNVTFASILRSILRQDPDVILVGEIRDAETAKVAVQAALTGHLVLSTLHTNDAAGAITRLMDMGVENYKLSSALVAVLAQRLLRTICPKCRTSYYASEDFLKSLHYKGDMRRSFARGQGCRECFDTGFQGRHGVYELLPATPELRSMISREASQEEIHEYTREQKFPTLLEGGLDLAKRELTSLEEVARITLFE; this is translated from the coding sequence ATGAGCACTGCTTACCCACGCGAAGCCGCGCCTAGCTCCATTTCGGAACTCACCGCTCCGATGGATGGCGAAGCCACGCCCGAAGCGATTGCCCACAGCAATGTACGCCGGCCGCTTGGTCAGCAGCTGATTGGGGCCAATCTGCTGAAGCCGGAAGAGCTGGAAAAGGCGCTGGCCGAACAGGCCAATAGCCAGCTTCCGCTCGGTGAGACCTTGCTCGAAATGGGTGCGGTCAGCGAAGAGCAACTGCTGCCCTACATCGAAGCCCAGCTGCGAGTGCCGGCCGCTCGGCTGCGTGAAGGCTTGCTGGATCCCGAAGCGGTGCGACTGATTCCTCGTGAACTGGCCGAACGACTGCTCGCCCTCGCTTTGTTCCGGGTGCGCGACACGTTGGTCGTCGCCATGCACGATCCGTTTGATCTCGATCAGATCGACATCATCGAACACGTGACCGACCTCCGGGTGAAGCCGGTGTTCGCGTTCCAGGCTTCGATCCAGCGGATGCTCAAGCGTGGCTACGAAGACGACTTCGCGGTCGACGCGGTGACGGCCGACATGGACAGCGATGCGGTTGAACTGCAGACCGACATCACCAGCGTCGATATCGCTTCGGTGCAAGACCTGGTGGAAGGTAGCCCTGTCATCAATCTGGTGAACTACCTGATTCTGCAATCGATTCGCAAGACCGCGAGCGACATTCATATCGAGCCAGGCCGCAGCTTCGGCGTGGTGCGGTTTCGCATCGATGGCCAGTTGGTCGAGATGCTCCGCCCTCGGCGCGACATTTACCCGGCGATTGTCTCCCGTGTGAAAGTGATGGCCAAGCTCGATATTGCCGAGCAACGCATGCCGCAGGATGGTCGCTGCCAGGTGGTGGTCGACGGCAAAGAAGTCGACCTGCGTATTTCGACGCTGCCGACCGTGCTCGGCGAGAAGGTCGTGATGCGTGTGCTCGACAAAGGTCGGCTGACATTCAACCTCGACAAGCTCGGCATGCCGACTGACATGCTCCCTACGCTTAAGTCGCTGCTCAACCGACCCTACGGGCTGTTCCTGGTCACCGGTCCTACTGGTAGCGGTAAGACGACGACGCTTTACTCGGCCTTGGAGCTGATTAAGAGCGTACACCGCAACATCGTCACCATCGAAGATCCGGTGGAATACCAGATGGAGATGATTAACCAGGTGCAGGTCGACTCGGCCCGTAATGTAACGTTTGCCTCGATCTTGCGTTCGATTTTGCGTCAGGACCCCGACGTGATCCTGGTCGGCGAAATCCGCGATGCCGAAACCGCCAAGGTAGCGGTGCAAGCGGCTCTGACGGGTCACCTGGTGCTGAGCACACTGCATACGAACGACGCTGCGGGGGCTATTACCCGTTTGATGGACATGGGCGTCGAGAACTACAAACTCTCGTCGGCCCTCGTTGCAGTGCTCGCCCAACGACTACTGCGAACGATCTGCCCGAAGTGCCGCACGTCGTACTACGCCAGCGAAGATTTCCTGAAATCATTGCACTACAAAGGCGACATGCGTCGCAGCTTTGCTCGCGGGCAGGGGTGCCGCGAGTGCTTCGACACCGGGTTCCAAGGCCGCCACGGCGTGTACGAACTGCTGCCGGCCACGCCGGAACTGCGTTCGATGATCTCCCGCGAAGCCAGCCAAGAAGAAATTCATGAATACACCCGCGAGCAGAAGTTCCCAACGCTGCTCGAAGGAGGCCTCGACCTGGCCAAACGTGAGCTCACGAGCCTCGAAGAAGTCGCCCGCATCACCTTGTTTGAATAA
- a CDS encoding STAS domain-containing protein → MIRCETQGAVDVLCLEGTLNAEQAAELATTIEPVAAAGAPMVVLDLTNVQLVDSAGLESLLDCCDLINHVGGSIKLASPSPLVADVLRLTGVEKRFEIFDNAKAGVGSFAR, encoded by the coding sequence ATGATTCGCTGCGAAACACAAGGCGCGGTCGACGTGCTGTGCCTCGAGGGGACACTCAATGCCGAACAAGCGGCTGAGCTGGCGACCACGATCGAACCAGTCGCTGCTGCCGGTGCACCGATGGTGGTGCTCGACCTGACGAACGTACAACTGGTGGACAGCGCTGGGTTGGAATCGCTGCTCGACTGTTGCGATCTAATCAACCATGTTGGTGGTTCGATCAAACTTGCCAGCCCTTCGCCATTGGTGGCTGATGTACTGCGACTGACTGGGGTTGAGAAACGTTTTGAGATCTTTGACAACGCCAAGGCAGGCGTGGGGAGCTTTGCACGATGA
- a CDS encoding ATP-binding protein, translated as MFRRSLQLGFPRQVVSCYLLFCMVAITWLSLGVVYAVYSVLSHRNENRSLLVLGQTAAEAEIVYLRQGASGLPDLVDRTSKAHQIQWCAITDAKNQIIAHTDPGKVGLEQEPPIGEQLRWGAVTATKSQTADAQTVLNMHVPLEVQGETFGTLWMATPGPDFWSTAKAAAEVAPPAILVPLAMIAAGAFVIRRMTGPLEQVDRQLREASVSNTGTLPPLTKLPASCSISVGWNRIVDALQHQQPDHPKQSIAERVANAIQGRKQRDSLQVLDHMVEGFAYTDAEGSIQFANRALDALLGTTSSTDSPTGCPIRDYLAGHIDNVDELGKLLDVSPERSARAEFTRTSGQRQRVLRVERQPVKEGSDGHLWSIRDVTQQKLAEEMRGQFIDSATHELRTPLANIKAYSETLALMEDVDIEQQKEFCNTINSEATRLARFVDDLLSVSSMEVGSLSINRQNVHLERLFEEVVEKVRPLTSSKSQELGVDLPEKLGEAHLDKDKVATMLVNLLGNASKYTPEGGRVGLIVNKADNHLTVSVEDTGVGIPTSELPHVFEKFFRSKDPRVQKETGTGLGLALANEIVRLHGGEITVKSAVDVGSTFTVSLPLYQEARL; from the coding sequence TTGTTTCGCCGATCACTCCAACTTGGCTTTCCGCGACAGGTAGTCTCCTGCTACCTGTTGTTTTGCATGGTAGCCATTACCTGGCTATCACTAGGGGTGGTGTACGCGGTTTACTCGGTGCTGTCTCATCGCAACGAAAACCGCAGCTTGCTCGTTCTGGGGCAAACCGCGGCCGAAGCCGAAATCGTCTACTTGCGGCAAGGAGCCTCTGGATTGCCCGATCTGGTCGATCGCACTTCGAAGGCTCATCAGATTCAATGGTGCGCGATCACCGACGCCAAGAATCAAATTATCGCCCACACTGACCCTGGGAAGGTTGGACTGGAACAAGAGCCGCCTATTGGCGAGCAGCTACGCTGGGGCGCGGTAACGGCCACTAAGTCCCAGACCGCCGACGCTCAAACAGTGCTCAACATGCACGTGCCGCTAGAGGTGCAAGGCGAGACCTTCGGCACGCTCTGGATGGCTACCCCAGGCCCCGACTTCTGGTCGACCGCGAAAGCAGCCGCCGAGGTAGCTCCGCCAGCGATCCTCGTTCCGTTGGCCATGATTGCCGCCGGGGCTTTTGTGATTCGCCGCATGACAGGTCCCTTGGAACAAGTCGACCGGCAACTCCGCGAAGCTAGCGTGTCGAACACCGGCACCTTGCCACCTCTTACAAAGCTGCCTGCGAGTTGTTCGATTAGCGTTGGCTGGAACCGCATCGTCGACGCATTGCAACACCAGCAACCCGACCATCCCAAACAATCCATTGCGGAGCGAGTGGCTAACGCCATCCAGGGACGCAAGCAGCGTGACTCGCTGCAAGTGCTCGATCACATGGTCGAAGGCTTTGCTTACACCGATGCCGAAGGGAGCATTCAGTTCGCGAACCGCGCGCTCGATGCTTTGCTCGGCACGACGAGTTCGACCGATAGCCCGACTGGGTGTCCGATTCGCGACTATCTCGCAGGGCATATCGACAACGTCGATGAACTCGGCAAACTGCTCGACGTGAGCCCCGAACGCTCCGCGCGTGCCGAGTTCACTCGCACCAGCGGTCAGCGCCAGCGAGTGCTGCGGGTGGAACGACAACCGGTGAAAGAGGGTTCGGATGGCCATCTATGGTCGATTCGCGACGTCACCCAACAGAAGCTTGCCGAGGAAATGCGCGGTCAGTTCATCGATTCGGCGACGCATGAACTGCGTACGCCGCTGGCCAACATCAAAGCCTATTCCGAAACGCTGGCCTTGATGGAAGACGTTGACATCGAGCAGCAAAAAGAGTTCTGCAATACCATTAACAGCGAAGCAACGCGGTTGGCCCGTTTTGTAGACGACCTGCTGAGCGTAAGCAGCATGGAAGTTGGCTCGCTGTCGATCAATCGCCAAAACGTCCACCTCGAACGGTTGTTCGAAGAGGTAGTGGAAAAAGTGAGGCCACTCACCAGCTCGAAGTCGCAAGAACTGGGGGTCGACCTGCCCGAGAAACTCGGCGAAGCCCACTTAGACAAAGACAAAGTGGCCACGATGCTAGTGAATCTGCTGGGCAACGCTTCGAAATATACGCCCGAAGGGGGCCGTGTTGGGCTGATCGTAAACAAGGCCGACAACCATTTAACCGTAAGTGTCGAAGACACTGGGGTTGGCATTCCGACCAGCGAATTGCCGCACGTCTTCGAGAAGTTCTTCCGCAGCAAAGATCCTCGGGTCCAGAAAGAAACCGGTACCGGCTTAGGGCTGGCGTTGGCCAACGAGATTGTCCGCCTGCATGGTGGTGAAATCACGGTGAAGTCCGCAGTGGATGTCGGTAGCACGTTCACGGTCTCGCTTCCGCTCTACCAGGAGGCCCGACTATGA
- a CDS encoding response regulator, protein MENTASKVLIAEDNAALLRVLEFTLARAGYAVTQASDGAQAWQHAQAEDFDIVLTDQQMPYMTGVELCTNLRSLDRYEHTPIVLLTAKGMELELPQLCAELGIAATFSKPFSPSQVLKKVQELLAAKATV, encoded by the coding sequence ATGGAAAATACTGCCTCAAAAGTGCTGATCGCCGAGGACAATGCCGCGTTGCTGCGAGTGCTCGAGTTTACCCTGGCACGCGCCGGCTACGCGGTGACACAAGCCAGCGACGGAGCCCAAGCTTGGCAACACGCCCAAGCGGAGGACTTCGACATTGTGCTTACCGATCAGCAAATGCCGTACATGACCGGCGTGGAACTCTGCACCAACCTGCGTAGCTTGGATCGGTATGAGCATACCCCGATTGTATTGCTTACCGCCAAAGGAATGGAGCTAGAGTTACCTCAGCTATGTGCGGAACTCGGTATTGCAGCAACGTTTTCGAAGCCGTTTAGCCCGTCGCAGGTACTGAAGAAAGTACAGGAACTACTAGCGGCAAAAGCAACCGTCTGA
- a CDS encoding type II secretion system protein → MDKKKGFTLVELVVVIMILGILAGIAAPKFLNTSADATENSLKQTLSVVRNAIEMYAAQNGGELPDSSSTANFHSDLEPYLRGEFPSCPVGNKNNEIATGTSDVPNGTQGWRFNTSTGAFFPNTSATDSSSTAYSSY, encoded by the coding sequence ATGGACAAGAAGAAGGGCTTTACGCTCGTAGAACTGGTGGTCGTGATCATGATCCTGGGGATCCTGGCAGGTATTGCCGCCCCCAAGTTCCTGAATACATCGGCCGATGCCACCGAAAACAGTTTGAAACAAACACTGTCTGTAGTTCGCAACGCGATTGAAATGTACGCCGCCCAGAATGGCGGTGAGCTGCCCGACTCGTCGAGCACTGCGAATTTCCACTCCGATCTGGAACCCTACCTGCGCGGCGAATTCCCCAGCTGCCCGGTCGGAAACAAGAACAACGAGATCGCTACCGGTACCAGCGACGTACCTAACGGCACTCAAGGTTGGAGATTCAACACCAGCACTGGTGCCTTCTTCCCGAATACCTCGGCTACCGACTCGAGCTCCACAGCTTACAGCTCGTACTAA
- a CDS encoding HD-GYP domain-containing protein, protein MALVTHMYVAPCNQVDDSVCVVRQQMLVSLLDTFDTDFRLVASTDLDDWRYLATDELVVINDAQVEPEVSAICESILQSQEPVVTPSTIGDGWLVAIPLPNDVGGMQVAVASIEGQDPEMLRRLAKLWCSSRQYQHQVDKYAQECEQLTEILSEGLEELTFLRSMVAFLDMSDHTHDLTSLAESTFPLLNDNMHADCLALLLTPEGLGPLRAVPALVWGPKPVDGHLLSRVVELFGQSYCDQPVVKNHIHRLPEASELNGVRDFILTPIKSGSTHYGWMLAANRQLPEGFDPSSDWELSHYEFGTSEASLLCTTVSILATHASNCDLFQEKEQMLVNVVRSLVSALDAKDQYTCGHSERVALYAKVLAERVGYDEEACERIYMTGLLHDVGKIGVSDAVLKKPGRLTDEEFAEIKRHPDEGWSILQDLAQLKYVLPGVLHHHEEVDGSGYPDGLSGDKIPLDGRILAIVDAWDAMTSDRPYRNGMPTQKALSILEEGAGSQWDSQLVQAFLEVIDRIELIRNTYRLHERPIRKMGCGI, encoded by the coding sequence TTGGCCTTGGTTACCCATATGTACGTTGCTCCCTGCAATCAAGTAGACGACTCCGTGTGCGTAGTGCGCCAGCAGATGTTGGTTTCGCTGCTCGACACGTTTGATACCGACTTTCGACTAGTCGCGTCGACCGATCTCGACGACTGGCGGTACTTGGCCACCGACGAGTTGGTGGTCATCAATGACGCGCAAGTGGAACCAGAAGTCTCGGCCATTTGCGAGAGCATTCTGCAATCGCAAGAGCCGGTTGTTACCCCCTCGACTATCGGCGACGGGTGGCTCGTCGCGATACCACTACCGAACGACGTCGGTGGTATGCAAGTCGCCGTAGCGAGTATTGAGGGACAAGACCCTGAGATGCTCCGTCGGCTGGCAAAGCTCTGGTGTTCGTCGAGGCAGTATCAGCATCAAGTCGACAAATACGCTCAGGAATGCGAGCAGCTCACCGAGATTTTGAGCGAAGGACTCGAGGAGCTAACGTTCTTGCGGTCGATGGTCGCGTTTCTCGATATGTCGGATCATACGCACGATCTAACTTCGCTGGCCGAATCGACCTTTCCGCTGCTAAACGACAACATGCACGCCGATTGTCTGGCGTTGCTGCTGACTCCCGAAGGTTTGGGGCCACTGCGAGCAGTACCTGCCCTCGTGTGGGGGCCTAAGCCAGTGGATGGTCATTTGCTAAGTCGTGTCGTCGAGTTGTTTGGCCAGTCTTATTGTGATCAGCCAGTGGTGAAGAACCACATTCATCGCTTGCCTGAAGCCAGCGAACTAAATGGCGTTCGCGACTTTATTCTTACTCCGATTAAATCAGGTAGTACACACTACGGCTGGATGCTGGCCGCGAATCGCCAGCTGCCGGAAGGATTCGATCCAAGTAGCGACTGGGAGCTGAGTCACTACGAGTTCGGCACCAGCGAAGCCTCGCTACTATGTACCACGGTCTCCATTCTTGCGACGCACGCGAGCAACTGCGATTTGTTCCAAGAGAAAGAGCAAATGCTGGTAAACGTGGTGCGGTCGCTTGTGTCGGCGCTCGATGCCAAGGATCAATACACCTGTGGCCATAGCGAACGTGTTGCCTTGTACGCTAAGGTGCTCGCCGAACGGGTGGGCTACGACGAAGAAGCCTGCGAACGTATTTATATGACCGGACTGCTTCACGACGTTGGCAAAATCGGCGTGAGCGACGCGGTGTTGAAGAAGCCAGGCCGTTTGACCGACGAGGAGTTCGCCGAAATCAAGCGACATCCGGATGAAGGCTGGTCGATTCTTCAAGACCTTGCACAGTTAAAGTACGTGCTTCCAGGTGTGTTGCACCATCATGAAGAAGTCGATGGCTCTGGCTATCCCGATGGGCTGTCAGGAGACAAAATACCGCTAGATGGGCGGATTCTTGCCATCGTCGACGCCTGGGATGCGATGACCAGCGATCGTCCCTACCGCAATGGTATGCCGACGCAAAAGGCACTGAGCATTCTCGAAGAAGGTGCTGGATCACAGTGGGATTCGCAACTCGTTCAGGCGTTCCTCGAAGTGATCGACCGAATTGAATTGATTCGCAACACCTATCGACTACATGAACGCCCCATCCGAAAAATGGGATGCGGCATCTGA
- a CDS encoding PP2C family protein-serine/threonine phosphatase: MVHEGTENNSVAVAEADARVMPRAKLLTASNMDAPVEMPLSDRMVAMVSQRSPTKETANEDSAALLPWGDDAAVLVVADGLGGSALGEEASALAVRRIRLAMSQADPEHVMLRSAILNGIEAANRDVLELGRGAATTLAIAEVTNSTIRTYHVGDSGILLFGGRGKLKLETMAHSPVGYGVEAGLLDANDAMHHEERHLVSNVVGDANLRIEIGSETRFAQRDTLVLASDGLFDNLHSKEIISIARKGPVAKACEALRALARERMIEPKEGMPSKADDLTIVVCR; this comes from the coding sequence ATGGTGCACGAAGGCACTGAAAACAATTCGGTAGCGGTAGCGGAGGCTGACGCCCGGGTGATGCCTCGCGCAAAGCTGCTGACGGCATCCAACATGGACGCGCCGGTTGAGATGCCATTGTCCGATCGCATGGTCGCCATGGTCTCGCAGCGCTCGCCGACCAAGGAAACCGCCAACGAAGACTCCGCAGCCCTGCTGCCCTGGGGCGACGACGCGGCCGTGCTGGTCGTGGCCGACGGCCTGGGAGGCTCCGCCCTCGGCGAGGAAGCCTCGGCCCTGGCGGTGCGCCGCATACGCCTGGCCATGAGCCAGGCTGATCCCGAGCATGTGATGCTGCGGTCGGCGATCCTCAACGGCATCGAAGCCGCTAATCGCGACGTGCTGGAACTCGGACGCGGGGCCGCGACGACGCTCGCCATTGCCGAAGTCACCAACTCGACCATCCGCACCTATCATGTCGGCGATTCAGGCATCTTGCTCTTCGGTGGGCGGGGGAAGCTGAAACTCGAAACAATGGCCCACTCCCCTGTCGGCTATGGGGTGGAAGCAGGCCTGCTCGACGCGAACGATGCGATGCATCACGAGGAACGGCATCTCGTCTCAAACGTCGTGGGAGATGCGAATCTGCGGATTGAGATTGGCTCGGAAACCCGCTTCGCTCAACGCGATACGTTGGTGCTCGCCAGCGACGGGCTGTTCGATAATCTTCACTCCAAGGAGATCATTAGCATCGCCCGCAAAGGCCCGGTCGCCAAGGCCTGCGAAGCACTGCGAGCCCTGGCTCGGGAGCGAATGATCGAACCGAAGGAAGGGATGCCGTCGAAGGCCGACGACCTGACGATTGTTGTGTGCCGGTAG